The Fusobacterium periodonticum 1_1_41FAA genomic sequence AATTGTATTAGGAAGTGTGAGTGCTTTTGCAGAAGAAACTCCTGTTTTGGAGCTTAAACAAACAGTTGTAACTTCTGATAGTTTTGGAACTTCTGTTCGTGAAACAACTAAAAATATGACAGTTGTAAATGCAAAAGAAATTAAAGAAAAAGGTGCAAAAACTATTGCTGATGCACTTAGAGGAGTACCTGGAGTTGTTGTTAGAGAAATGGACGGTTCTTCTCCAACAATAGATTTAAGAGGTTCAGGAGCAACAGCACAATTTAATACTGTTATTTTGTTAGATGGTATACCTGTAAGTGGGCTTGCAGGATTTAATTTGAATTCTGTTCCAGTTGAAGAAATTTCAAAAATAGAAGTTCTTCAAGGAGCAGGAGCAGTTATGTATGGAGATGGATCTATTGGTGGGGTAGTAAATATAATCACTAAAGCACCAACAAACAAAACTGTATATGGTGGAGCAGGATTAGAAGTAGGTTCTTGGAGAACTATAAGAGAAAATGTTCATTTAGGTGGAAAAGTAGGAGATAAACTTCTATTAAATGCTTCTTATTCAGGAAGTACATCTAAAGATTATAGAGATAGAAGTCCCCAATATGAAAACAAGAAAGATAAAACAGATAGTCTTTGGTTAAGAGGAAAATACTTATTAGATAATGGAAGTATTGCAATCAACTATAATCATAGTGAAGATAAAGATTACTATACAGGTTCTCTAAGCAAAGAACAATTTGATAAAAACCCAAGACAAGTAGGTTCTTGGAGTGGTTATACTTATGGTATAAATGATATTGTCAATGCTAAATACAATCAAAAAATAAATGATAGAATTGATATTTTCCTAACAGCTGGATACTATCATAATAAAGATAAATTCCAAAATAATTCAACTTCTGAATACTTCTTAAGACCAGAAGTAAAATACACTTATGCAAAAGATAGTTATGTTACATTGGGACTTGACTATAGAGATGGAAAAAGAGATTTTAAAGATGATGTCTTTGTAAATGGAGTAAGTCAAAAAGCACCTGATGATAAAAGAGAATCATTTGCGGGTTACATCACAAATAAATCAACTTTTGGTAAGTGGCAATTTACTCAAGGTTATCGTAGAGAAAAAGTTAAATATGAATATAGTTCAAAAGTTTATAATCCTATGACTTGGCAATTAAGTGAAATAAAACCTCAGTCAGCTGACTATGCAAGTAATGATAGCTTTGAATTTGGAGTAAACTACTTATATTCTGATACAGGAAATGTTTTCTTTAACTATACAAGAGCTTTAAGAACTCCAACAATACAAGATGCTGGAGCTTGGTATGGACCTGTAAAAACTCAAAAGAATGATATCTTTGAAATAGGACTAAGAGACGCTTACAAGAATACTTCTGTGGCAACTTCTGTATTCTATATAAATTCTAAAAATGAAATTTATTATGATAAGACTAACCCATTCAGTTCTAATAACCAAAACTTTGATGGAAAAGTTAGAAGAATTGGAGCACAATTATCAATGGCACATTATTTTGATAATTTAACATTGAGAGAAAGAGTTTCATACATAGTACCAAAGGTAACAAGTGGAACTTATGATGGAAAAGAATTTGCAGGAGTATCAAGATGGACAGTAAATGCAGGAGCAACTTATAAGTTTACAAAAGGACTTACTGCTAATGTAGATGCTTATTATCAAAGTAATGCCTATGCAGAAGATGATTTTGATAACTATTTCTCAAAAGGAAATAATTATATAACAGTTGATGCTAACTTATCTTATGCTTTTGAAAATGGAATAGAGCTTTATACAGGAGTTAACAATCTATTTGATAAAAAATATGCAGATGCTGTAACTTCAACTAGAAGTTCTTGGGGAGCTGGACCAAGAAAGGTTTACTCCCCTGCTAATGGAAGAAGTGTATATGCAGGTATTAAATATACATTCTAAAATAATATAGAAATAGTTCGTTACTAAACAGATTTTTTTATTGGCTACTTGCCAGCCATTAGTGTTTCAAGAGCTCCACAAAGGCTCTTTCAATAATAATGGACGTCGCAGTAGCCTATATTTATAAAGGAGAAGAAAATTGAAAAAATTATTTTTATTTCTAATTTTGCTATTCTCTTTTACTATTGTAAATGCTAAGGGAGCACAAGCTAAAAAATATAATCGTATTGTATCTTTAACTTTAAATGGAGATGAGATGCTATTTGGACTTGTTTCTGAAAATAGAATAGCAGGTTTAAGTGGAAAAATTAATGAAGATAAAGAAATTTCTAATATTGTAGATAAAGCTAAGAAATTTCCAAAAGTAGAAAGCAGTGAAGAAGTCTTAATATCTTTAGAACCTGATTTAATAATAGTAGCTGATTGGTTGTCGAAAAAAACAGGTTATCTTTCAGAATTAACAGGTGCAAAGGTATATATACTCAAGACAGCTAATAGTTATGAAGAACAAAAAAAGTCAATAAAAGATTTAGCAAACTTAGTAGAAGAAAAAGAAAATGGTGAAAAAATAATAACGAATATGGATAATAGGCTAAAAGCTTTACAAAATAAGATAGCTAAAAAATATAAGGGACCAAAACCTAGAATTCTTATGTATACTACATTTGGTTCAACAAGTGGTAAAAATACAACTTTTGACGATATAGTAAGATTGATAAATGGGATCAATGTCATATCTGAAGCAGGAATTAATAAGTATCAAGATATTTCAAAGGAAAAGATAATAGAATTAAATCCTGATATTATTATAGTTCCTATAGCTAAAAAATATGATAATGTGGCTAAAGTTTCAAAATTATTTTTTGAAGATCCTAGCTTAAAAAATGTAAAAGCTGTAAAGAATAAAAAAGTTTACTTTGTACAATATAAAGATATCTCAGCAACTTCTCAATATATGATAGATAATATTGAAAACTTAGCAAAAGTTGTATATCAATTCAAGGAGTGATAATGAAATATAGAATTAATTTCAATCTTTTTCTATTTTTTCTTTTAATAGGAATAATAATTTTCTCTCTTTTTTATGGAGCTGTCAGAGTTCCAATTTCTGATGTTATAAAAATATTATTAAATAAAACAGGACTATTTAATTTAGAAATAACTAAGAAAAGCTATGTTCCAATAGTATTTTTTGTTAGATTTCCAAGAATTATGGTTGCTGTTATAGTTGGAGGGGCTTTAGCATTGTGTGGTTGCACAATGCAAAGCCTTTTAAAAAATCCAATAGTTGACAGTGGTATTATTGGTATATCAAGTGGAGCAAGTTTAGGAGCTGTTATAGCAATTTCATTAGGTTTCACTGCAACAAATATCTTTGCAATGCCTTTATTTTCAGGAGCTTTTGCCTTAATAATCTCGGCTATTATCTATAAGATTTCCACTCTGAGAGGAAGAACTGATAACTTACTTTTAATTTTATCAGGAATAGCTATAGGTAGTTTTGTAGGAGCAATCACTTCTGTTATTTTAACGAGCCTTGCAGAAACAGAGATGAAAGAATATATCTTTTGGGCGATGGGAAGTTTGAACGGTAGAAGATGGGAACATTTTCTTTTTGGTCTGATACCTATTGCTATTCTATCTCCTATTTTATTTTACTATGGAAAAGAATTAAATATTCTGTTGTTAGGAGAAGAAGAAGCTAAATCTTTAGGAATAAATATCAAAAAAATAAGAGCTAAAATTTTAATTATCATAGCCTTACTCACAGCTATTTCTGTTTGTATCAGTGGAAATATAACTTTTGTAGGTTTGATAGTTCCACATATTTTAAGAAAAATAATAGGTTCAGATAATAGAAAGCTATTAAAATCTTCATTTTTAGCAGGAGCTTGTTTCTTAACATTCAGTGACTTACTATCAAGAATAGTATTAGCACCTAAAGAAATAAGTGTGGGAATAGTAACTGCACTTATAGGAGCACCGTATTTTATATATTTAATAGTAAAAATTAGAAGAGAGGGGAAAACCCTATGAAAAATGTTTTAGAAGTAAAAAATATATCATATTCTGTTGGAGAAAATAAAATATTAAAAGATATAAGCTTTAAATGTCAGTCGGGAGAAATTATAGGTATAATTGGACCTAATGGTTCTGGAAAAACTACTCTTTTAAAGAGTATAAATGGTATAAATTCAATAAGTAGTGGAGATATTTCTTTCAATAATAAGAGCCTTAAAGAATACAGTGAAAAAGAGTTGGCAAGAGATATTTCTTTCATGAACCAAAACACTAATATTGAATTTGACTTCCCTTGTATTGACATTGTTGTTTTAGGAAGATATCCTTATTTAGAAAGATTTCAAGAATATTCTAAAAAAGACATTGAGCTTGCAGAAAAGTATATGGAGCTTACAGATACTTTAAAATTTAGAGATAAATCAATATTGCAACTATCTGGTGGAGAAAGACAAAGAGTGTTATTTGCAAAAATTCTTACACAAGAAAGCCAAGTGATACTTTTAGATGAGCCTACTGCTAGTCTTGACATGAGACATGAAGAAGACTTATTAAAAGAAGTTTCAAAAGAAAGAGCTAAGGATAAAATTGTGATATTAGTAATCCATAATTTGAGAACAGCTATTAAATATTGTTCAAGGCTGATACTTCTATCTAATGGAAATATTGTAAAAGATGGAAGTGTTGAAGAAGTTATCACAGAAGAAAACTTAAATAATGTCTTTGGAATAAAAACTAAGGTATACTATAATGAAATTTCTAAATCTCTAGATTTCTGTATAATATAGAAAGGTAAAATATGTATAAATTATTAAATATGGCAGATTTCTGTTCAAATGAAGAGCTTGAGAAAGATATGCAATATCTTTCTCAAAAATATGGCTTTGATGGTTTTGAGCTAATTAAATTTTTTGATGGAGATAACTCTTCTCTAAAGGAATATATAAAGGGTTATCATATGAGATTTTTCCCTTCATGGATGGAATTATATTTAGAAGATTTTACTTCTTTGTATGGTGAGCTTAAAGATGACAAATACTTTAAATCTCTTTGTGGAGGACATAGCAAAAAAGAATTAATTGAATACTATAAAAAAGAATTGGAAAGAGCTAAAGAACTAGAAGTTGAATATGTAGTTTTTCATGCTTGTAATGTAAAAGTTACAGAAGCTATGACTTATGATTTTAAATATTCTGATAATGAAGTTTTAAATGCAGTAATTTCAATAATTAATGAAATTTTTGAAGATGGAGAATATAATTTTACACTTCTATTTGAAAATCTATGGTGGTCTGGTCTTAAACTTACTAATAAAGAAGAAATTGAATATCTTTTAAATGGAGTAAAATATAAAAATGTTGGTTTCATCTTGGATACAGGACATATGATCAACAACAATAGGGATATCAAAAATTCAAAAGAAGGAATAGAATATATTAAAAAGAATTTAGAAAATATAGGAGAATATAAAAATTTAATATATGGAATGCACCTTAACTACTCTTTGTCAGGAGAATATGTAAATAGAGCTATAAAAGAAAATAGAGAGAAAAACTTAGACATAGAAGAAATAATGAGCAATGTCTATCAACATGTAGGCTCTATTGATTATCATGACCCCTTTGAAGATAAAGAAATTTTGGATATCATAAGATCTCTTCCTCTTAAGTATCTAGTCTTTGAGTTAATAGGAAATACACAAGAAGAATTAGAAGAAAAAATTCAAAGACAATGTAAAATATTTAGTTAAAAATTCTATTGCTATTAATACAAAAATATAGTAAAATTAATCACCACTAATTTAAATATCAAAGGAGGAAATTTATGAACAGAGATGCAAAATTTATAAATTTTTCAGAAGAACATGAATTAGATTACATTTTAAAAAAATATGGTAAGGAAACTACAAAAGAAAACAGAGATCTTTTAAAAGAATTTGGAAAACAAGCTAAAGAATTATTAGGAAAAACTATGTTAGGACATCAAGACTTATACAAATATATAGAAGATAACTCTCTAGCTGAAAAACTTAAATAATCAATTTTTAAAAGCTAAGTAGTATTGATAAAAATTTTATTGATACTACTTTTTTATTTTGGATTATCTTTATATACTTAGTTTATTTATTGAATATAAAAGATATATTTGCAAAATATATAGAAGATATTATAATATAATTGATTCAGTATACAAAAAAACTTATACAAAACAATTATTTCTACAAAAACTAAAAATTATTTAACTTTTATTACAAATGAGGAGGAGAATTTATGAAAAAATTTTTAAGGGTGTTTTTGTTTAGTCTTATGTTGGTAGCGGGGTTAATCTTTGTTAGTTGTGGAAAAAAGGAATTGACAGGTTTACACAAAGAATTCGATATTATTTTTAATGGAATTAAAGAAGAAGTTACAACTGAATTTAAAAATAATTTGGACGCTTTGGAAAAAGAAGTAAAAGATTCATCAAGAAGCGAATTAGAAACTAAAATTCAACTTTTTGGTATAGAAGTTTTAGTTGAAGCTTTTAATAAAGCTTCATATGATGTAGTAAGTATTAATGATATGGGTGATAAGGTAGAACTTAAGATAAAAGTAAAAGCTGTTGATTTCTTTGAAGCTTTACAACAAATAATAACAAATACAACTAAAGATAAATCAAACCTTGTAGATGAAGTAGAAGGATTACTTAAGAAAATAAAAAAAGGAAAAGCTCCTGTTATTGAGCAAGAAATGGATATTGAAATGATAAAAGAAAATGATACATGGACTATCCCAGAAAGACAAAAATATGTTCTAATGAAAAGAATGATGGGTATTGAAAAAGGTACTATTTTCGATAACTAAAAAATTTTTTCAAAACTTTCCATAGAAGCATATTTGTCCATATAGAAAAGGAAATAACTAAAAAAATAAGTTATTATGTATTCATAACAAGGCAGCCAAGTTAAAAAGAAAAATCAAAATTTATGGAGGTAAAAGTTATGAATCAAAATGAAAAAAAAGAAATAATGGGAAAATTTGCTAAAAAGTTGGAAAATGCTATAAAAAGAGAAGTTGCTGTGACAAAAGAAATAGAAAATGACAAAGCTCTAATAAAATACTTAGAAGCTAAAAAAGCAGCAGGAGCAGCTTTAGATACTACAGCCTATGAAAGCTATGATGCTTGGATAGACACTATAAAGAAACAAATAAAGAAATCTGAAAGCACTCTTACAAATATAGAGTTTAAAAAAGTTGAGCTAGAAGCAGTCAATCAATACTTAGCATAAGAGTAACAAATATCAGCTGGTAACTAGAAAGGACTATTGCAGATCATTATGATTTACAATAGTTTTTTATGGTAAAAAAAACTAGAGATTTCTCTCTAGTGATATTTTATATATGGCTGGGGTGGCTGGATTCGAACCAACGCATAACGGAGTCAAAGTCCGTTGCCTTACCGCTTGGCGACACCCCAATAGAATTAAAAAAAGCCTAAAGGCTAGTATATATATGGTGCGGAGAGAGAGACTTGAACTCTCACGTCTGGGACACTAGATCCTAAGTCTAGCGCGTCTGCCAATTCCGCCATCCCCGCAAAAAATGGTGCGTCATACAAGATTTGAACTTGTGACAACACGATTAAAAGTCGTGTGCTCTACCAACTGAGCTAATGACGCAAAATGGGGTGACCGACGGGGATCGAACCCGCGACAACCAGTGCCACAAACTGGCGCTCTACCAACTGAACTACGGTCACCATTATAAGTTTTTTGGAGCGGGAAACGAGGTTCGAACTCGCGACATTCAGCTTGGAAGGCTGACGCTCTACCAACTGAGCTATTCCCGCACTTCAATGGTCGGAATAGCAAGATTTGAACTTGCGGCCCCCTGCTCCCAAGGCAGGTGCGCTACCGGGCTGCGCTATATTCCGACTTATGTATTTGATACTTCGTTATTATAGCCCCTTTTTATGATAATGTCAAGAATTTTTTTTATTTTTTAAAAAATTTTTTTTATAAAAATAAGAATCAACTTCTCCTTTATAGAGAAGTCAATTCTTATTAAAAGATTTTTTTAATTATCTAGAGAAAGTATTCCTTTTTCTATTTCTTCAATTTCTTCTTTTATCTCATCATTTAAAGTTCCTTGTTCAATAAGAGAAACTCTAGCAGAATTCAGATATTTTTGAGCATTATCTTTGTCACCAATTCCAAGATAACTATGAGCTAGCTCTAAATCTTCTCCATCTACAACATCATCTTCATCTATTGATATCTGTCTTGATTCTAAAAGAACTTCTATAGCTTCTTCATATCTTTCTAGTTTTCTTAAGCACTCACCCATAGAATATAGATACCAACCATCTTCATCTTTAGCATATGCTTTTCTAAAATAGTCTAGTGCTTCTTCATATCTATCAAAGTTAAGCAATACAGCTCCTGTCACTTCAAAAATCCAAGCATCATCTCTTCCTAATTCCATAGCTCTTTCAAAATGTTCTAATGCTTCTTTTCTTGTTTCAGGATTGTAGCCTAATTGATAACCCATTTCTGAATGTATCCATTCATCATCTCTTCCTAGAGCTCTTGCTACATTTAGATACTCAAGGACTACTTCTGGTTCTACTTCTTCTAATTTTCCATAAAACCAAGCTATTTCTGAATTGATAATAATTCTTCTATCAATGTCATCTTCTTCAACCATAGTCAAAGATTTCTTTAATCTTTCAAGGGCTTCATTAATCTTTCCACTTCTACCCAAATTTATACCTATTTCTGTATTAATCCACTCATCATCTCTATCTAATTCTTCAGCTCTTAATAAAAATGAAAGTGCTTCTTCATATTTTTCCATACAACTATAGATAACACCAAGTTCTGATAATACATGTACATCATCTTTATCCAATTCATAAGCTATTAATGCACATTCAAGGGCTTTTTCAGGTTCTTCTAAATTCTCATAACAAAGTGCCATTTCAACATTTACCCAAACATCATTTCTTCCTTTTTCTTTAGATAACATGAAGTATTCAAGGGCTTTTTCAAAGTTCCATAAATGACGATTACACCAACCAAGTTGCCCATAGACAAATGCTAATTCTGTTTCTTCTTTTTCTTCATCTAAACTTAAGGCATATTCAAACTTCTCAATAGCTTCTTCATACTTTTCTAAGTCTGCTAAACAAGAACCGTATTGTACATTTATCCAAACATCATTTCTTCCAAGTCTCATTGCTTTTTTTATGTAGTTTATAGCTTTTTCAGGTTCTTCTAAAGCTCCATAATGCCAAGCTATTTCTGACATAATATTAAAATCTTTTTTGTCAAATTTTTCAGCTTCCAAATAAAATTTCAATGCATTTTTGTGTTCATCTTTTGCTTTGTAACAATGCCCTATTTCAGTGTTTATTATAGCAAGATTTCCACCCCATTTTTTAGCTTGATTGAAATCTTCTATAGCTTCCTCATACATATTTAGCTTTCTTTTACACCAACCAAGCCGAGCATAGATAAATGCTACATCTTTATCCTCATCATCATCTGCTTCTAAAGCACGATTTAATCTTTCAATTGCCTCTTCATATCTGCCTAGTTTTGATAGACAGTACCCAAACTCAGTATTTGTCCAAGCATCATCTTGACCAAATTCTTCAAGTCTTTCTAAATATTTTAATCCTTCTTCATATCTAGCTGTAGTATCATAGAGCCAAGCCAGATCAGTAAGTATATCTCTATCTTCTGCATCTAGTTCAAGTACTTTAAAACAATATTTTAAAGCCTCTTCTTTTTCATTCAAATGCTTATAACATGTTACCATTTTTTTATAGATCCAAATTTCTTTTTTATTTAATTTTTCAGCCATAAAAAAATATTCTAGTGCTTCTTCATATCTTTCTTGTCCAGCTAGACAATAGCCTAACTCAGCACATGCCCATGCATCATCTTTATTTCTACCTAAAATATTTCTAATTATTTCTTCAGCCTTTGTGTATTCCATATGTCTATCATACATCCAAGCTAGAAATGAATTGGTTCTCAGTTCTGTTTCTTCATTGAAAGCATATTTTTTAGCTTCAAGAGCATATTCTATAGCTTTTTCAGAATTACTATTTTCATCTTCAATTCTTGATAAGCTTGTATATATTCCTATTAAAAAATAAGAATTGTCTTTGTCATTAGGATCTAATTCATATGCTTTCAAGAAACATTTTTCTGCATTCACAAAATCTTCTAAGAAAAAATAAGAATAGCCTGCTCTCCGATTCCATTGAAAACTATTTCCTTCCTCAAATTCTATAGTTTTTAATAGCTCTAAACCTTTTGCATAATTTTCTATATTGTTGTAAGCTCTTCCTAATTCTCCCATTAATTCTGTATTTAATCTTTCTGCTGGCAAAGCTTCTATTAAGTCTATTATTTCTTGATATTTTTCTAAGTCATGTAATCTTTCGATTTCCTCTAATAATGTTTCTTTCAAATCATCACTCCTTAGTTTACGTTATAGTTCATCTATCATATCTTCTAATTGATCTAATTCTTCTTCATATTCATCTATGAATTCGTCAGCAACATTGTCTGCATCTTCTCTTGCAAGTTCTAAATATTTTTCAGCATTTTTCTTATCTTTTAATCCTATATAGCAACGAACAAGTTCCACATCTTCTCCATCTGTTACATCTCCTTCTTGTTCAGAGATTCTTCTTGATTGTAAAAGAACTTCTATTGCTTCTTCATATTTTTTTAGAGCTGCTAATGCTCTACCTCTATTATATAATTGTTCCCCATCTCCACTAAGAGCAAAAGCTTTTTGGAAAGTTTTTTCAGCTTTTTCATAATTCTCTGGCTCTAACATATAGATATTTCCTAAAGCTTCAAGAAGAACAGGATTTTTATCATCTATTTTAGCTTGTTCTTCAAAATACTTTAATGCCCCTTCTTCTCCTTTAGTAGTTTTTAGATTCTGGTAAAGGTGAAGATATATCCAGTCATCATTTCTTCCTAAATCTTTTGCTATATAGAAATATTTAAGTGCTTCTTCATTTTTTTCTTTCACACTATATAAGTATCCTAATTCAGAATATATGAAAATCTTTTCATTAACCCTTTCATCACCATTTTCTGCTTCATCTGCTTCAATTAATTTTAATGATTTTTCTAATCTTTTTATAGCTTCTTCATATCTTTCAAGTCTTCCTAAACATTGACCTATTTCAGTGTTAAGCCATTCATCATCTCTACCTAATTTTTCAGCTTCTAATAGATATTTTAAACCTTGTTCAAAATCTTCAAACTCATTACATGTCCAACCTGCTTCTGAATAAAGCCATATGTCTGCATTAAGAGTATCTTCTTCAGCTTTTCCTATAAATGATAAATATGTATCAAGAGCATTTCCTAAATCTCCTAAATACATGTAAGCTCTACCTAAAACATTGATTAATTCCATATCCATCTTATCAGCTGGTAGCTTTTTAATTTCTCTTACAATCTTATCATATTCCCCATTTTGTCCGAAACTATCAATTTTATCCCAAAATTTTTGATCCATAACTTTCACCTCTATTATTATTTTTTGTTTATTTTTATTTATAAAAAAGGTAGTATAATTAACCTATACTACCTTTATAAAAGATAACATACCAATTAAATTTTGTCAATTATTTCTATTTTTTCTTAATTTCAAAATCTAATTCTAGTCTTTCCCCATATCTTAATTTGTTTCTCATACCTTGAACTACATCATCAAGCTCTGTCAATGCTCCCAAGATATTTTTTTCTTCTGTTGTAGACTCAATAACTTTATTAATTCCACCATTTTTAATAACTATTCTTCTATCTCCCATAAGAGCAA encodes the following:
- a CDS encoding TonB-dependent receptor family protein, with translation MKKKFILLALIVLGSVSAFAEETPVLELKQTVVTSDSFGTSVRETTKNMTVVNAKEIKEKGAKTIADALRGVPGVVVREMDGSSPTIDLRGSGATAQFNTVILLDGIPVSGLAGFNLNSVPVEEISKIEVLQGAGAVMYGDGSIGGVVNIITKAPTNKTVYGGAGLEVGSWRTIRENVHLGGKVGDKLLLNASYSGSTSKDYRDRSPQYENKKDKTDSLWLRGKYLLDNGSIAINYNHSEDKDYYTGSLSKEQFDKNPRQVGSWSGYTYGINDIVNAKYNQKINDRIDIFLTAGYYHNKDKFQNNSTSEYFLRPEVKYTYAKDSYVTLGLDYRDGKRDFKDDVFVNGVSQKAPDDKRESFAGYITNKSTFGKWQFTQGYRREKVKYEYSSKVYNPMTWQLSEIKPQSADYASNDSFEFGVNYLYSDTGNVFFNYTRALRTPTIQDAGAWYGPVKTQKNDIFEIGLRDAYKNTSVATSVFYINSKNEIYYDKTNPFSSNNQNFDGKVRRIGAQLSMAHYFDNLTLRERVSYIVPKVTSGTYDGKEFAGVSRWTVNAGATYKFTKGLTANVDAYYQSNAYAEDDFDNYFSKGNNYITVDANLSYAFENGIELYTGVNNLFDKKYADAVTSTRSSWGAGPRKVYSPANGRSVYAGIKYTF
- a CDS encoding ABC transporter substrate-binding protein, with protein sequence MKKLFLFLILLFSFTIVNAKGAQAKKYNRIVSLTLNGDEMLFGLVSENRIAGLSGKINEDKEISNIVDKAKKFPKVESSEEVLISLEPDLIIVADWLSKKTGYLSELTGAKVYILKTANSYEEQKKSIKDLANLVEEKENGEKIITNMDNRLKALQNKIAKKYKGPKPRILMYTTFGSTSGKNTTFDDIVRLINGINVISEAGINKYQDISKEKIIELNPDIIIVPIAKKYDNVAKVSKLFFEDPSLKNVKAVKNKKVYFVQYKDISATSQYMIDNIENLAKVVYQFKE
- a CDS encoding FecCD family ABC transporter permease — its product is MKYRINFNLFLFFLLIGIIIFSLFYGAVRVPISDVIKILLNKTGLFNLEITKKSYVPIVFFVRFPRIMVAVIVGGALALCGCTMQSLLKNPIVDSGIIGISSGASLGAVIAISLGFTATNIFAMPLFSGAFALIISAIIYKISTLRGRTDNLLLILSGIAIGSFVGAITSVILTSLAETEMKEYIFWAMGSLNGRRWEHFLFGLIPIAILSPILFYYGKELNILLLGEEEAKSLGINIKKIRAKILIIIALLTAISVCISGNITFVGLIVPHILRKIIGSDNRKLLKSSFLAGACFLTFSDLLSRIVLAPKEISVGIVTALIGAPYFIYLIVKIRREGKTL
- a CDS encoding ABC transporter ATP-binding protein, encoding MKNVLEVKNISYSVGENKILKDISFKCQSGEIIGIIGPNGSGKTTLLKSINGINSISSGDISFNNKSLKEYSEKELARDISFMNQNTNIEFDFPCIDIVVLGRYPYLERFQEYSKKDIELAEKYMELTDTLKFRDKSILQLSGGERQRVLFAKILTQESQVILLDEPTASLDMRHEEDLLKEVSKERAKDKIVILVIHNLRTAIKYCSRLILLSNGNIVKDGSVEEVITEENLNNVFGIKTKVYYNEISKSLDFCII
- a CDS encoding TIM barrel protein is translated as MYKLLNMADFCSNEELEKDMQYLSQKYGFDGFELIKFFDGDNSSLKEYIKGYHMRFFPSWMELYLEDFTSLYGELKDDKYFKSLCGGHSKKELIEYYKKELERAKELEVEYVVFHACNVKVTEAMTYDFKYSDNEVLNAVISIINEIFEDGEYNFTLLFENLWWSGLKLTNKEEIEYLLNGVKYKNVGFILDTGHMINNNRDIKNSKEGIEYIKKNLENIGEYKNLIYGMHLNYSLSGEYVNRAIKENREKNLDIEEIMSNVYQHVGSIDYHDPFEDKEILDIIRSLPLKYLVFELIGNTQEELEEKIQRQCKIFS
- a CDS encoding tetratricopeptide repeat protein, with translation MKETLLEEIERLHDLEKYQEIIDLIEALPAERLNTELMGELGRAYNNIENYAKGLELLKTIEFEEGNSFQWNRRAGYSYFFLEDFVNAEKCFLKAYELDPNDKDNSYFLIGIYTSLSRIEDENSNSEKAIEYALEAKKYAFNEETELRTNSFLAWMYDRHMEYTKAEEIIRNILGRNKDDAWACAELGYCLAGQERYEEALEYFFMAEKLNKKEIWIYKKMVTCYKHLNEKEEALKYCFKVLELDAEDRDILTDLAWLYDTTARYEEGLKYLERLEEFGQDDAWTNTEFGYCLSKLGRYEEAIERLNRALEADDDEDKDVAFIYARLGWCKRKLNMYEEAIEDFNQAKKWGGNLAIINTEIGHCYKAKDEHKNALKFYLEAEKFDKKDFNIMSEIAWHYGALEEPEKAINYIKKAMRLGRNDVWINVQYGSCLADLEKYEEAIEKFEYALSLDEEKEETELAFVYGQLGWCNRHLWNFEKALEYFMLSKEKGRNDVWVNVEMALCYENLEEPEKALECALIAYELDKDDVHVLSELGVIYSCMEKYEEALSFLLRAEELDRDDEWINTEIGINLGRSGKINEALERLKKSLTMVEEDDIDRRIIINSEIAWFYGKLEEVEPEVVLEYLNVARALGRDDEWIHSEMGYQLGYNPETRKEALEHFERAMELGRDDAWIFEVTGAVLLNFDRYEEALDYFRKAYAKDEDGWYLYSMGECLRKLERYEEAIEVLLESRQISIDEDDVVDGEDLELAHSYLGIGDKDNAQKYLNSARVSLIEQGTLNDEIKEEIEEIEKGILSLDN
- a CDS encoding tetratricopeptide repeat protein, with the translated sequence MDQKFWDKIDSFGQNGEYDKIVREIKKLPADKMDMELINVLGRAYMYLGDLGNALDTYLSFIGKAEEDTLNADIWLYSEAGWTCNEFEDFEQGLKYLLEAEKLGRDDEWLNTEIGQCLGRLERYEEAIKRLEKSLKLIEADEAENGDERVNEKIFIYSELGYLYSVKEKNEEALKYFYIAKDLGRNDDWIYLHLYQNLKTTKGEEGALKYFEEQAKIDDKNPVLLEALGNIYMLEPENYEKAEKTFQKAFALSGDGEQLYNRGRALAALKKYEEAIEVLLQSRRISEQEGDVTDGEDVELVRCYIGLKDKKNAEKYLELAREDADNVADEFIDEYEEELDQLEDMIDEL